The Falsibacillus albus genome includes the window CTCGTGTCCTATCCCAAGGCTTGCAGCCAACGGCATCCCGTGAATGTTGCCGGAAGGCGATGTATCTGCAGTATTCAAGTCCCCATGTGCATCATACCAAATTACCCCTAAATTATTGTAATGCTTTGACACACCAGCTAAAGTACCGAGTGCTATGCTATGGTCGCCACCGAAAATCAACGGGAATGAATCGCCATCAATAATATCATGAATTTTGGCTGCCAACCTTTCATTTCCGTCCGCAACCGCTTTCAAATTTCTCAAATTGGTATCAGGGTTATGTACTCTTTCCGCTTGATCAATTTCAATGTTTCCTTGATCATCAATATCATATCCCAGACTTTCCAACCGCTCTACCACCCCGGCATAACGAATGGCACTTGGCCCCATATCAACGCCTCTTCTCATTTGGCCTAAATCCATCGGTACACCTAAGATTGATATTTTCTTCTTCATGAGTCAATTCCTCCTTACCCGAATCTACTTATTATTGTATCCTTTCGGAAGCAAATGACTCAACTCGACAAGATTTTGTATATATATTCAATGCTCAGTTGGAAAAGCTGCGGGGCTTTGCCTAGGGGCGACAAGCATGAGCCCAGGAGGTAGACAGGTGAGGCGCCGCAGCGAAGCGAGGAGAGGTAAGGTGAATGTTCGATTAAGTTCGGCACGTCGTGTGCCAACATCGAACGACCTCACATCCTGTGAGGCCCCTCGGAAAGCGAGCATCCTGCAAGCGGAAATCAACCTTACAATACCTTTGATGAATAGCAGCAAA containing:
- the rocF gene encoding arginase; the encoded protein is MKKKISILGVPMDLGQMRRGVDMGPSAIRYAGVVERLESLGYDIDDQGNIEIDQAERVHNPDTNLRNLKAVADGNERLAAKIHDIIDGDSFPLIFGGDHSIALGTLAGVSKHYNNLGVIWYDAHGDLNTADTSPSGNIHGMPLAASLGIGHEALTNIGGYTPKVKPENIVIIGARSLDEGERVLIKEKGIKVYTMHEIDRLGMTKVMEEAMAYLKDRQVDGVHLSLDLDGLDPNDAPGVGTPVIGGISYRESHLAMEMLAEAGVITSAEFVEVNPILDEKNKTASVAVALMGSLFGEKLL